From Rhinatrema bivittatum chromosome 5, aRhiBiv1.1, whole genome shotgun sequence, the proteins below share one genomic window:
- the POGLUT3 gene encoding protein O-glucosyltransferase 3 isoform X1 → MGGSVLCCSPFPLLLLFLPTAPFPPFPAIGAAAEPISAEKSLVWGPGLRAEIVLPVRYFYIQAVSAEGHNVTRSPGNTAFKVIIKAVSTKEFIRIHAPDPLDRNDGSFLMRYRMYGTVRKGLMIEVLHGEKQVAQSPYILKGPVYHEYCDCPEEDPWAWQKALSCPSEEQQITKDFESFPSIDLQRMSEEVPKRFAEKRGAIVHYTVLKNQIYRRTLGKYTDFKMFSDEILLSLARKVHLPDFEFYINVGDWPVEHRKVNATPGPLPIISWCGSADSRDIILPTYDISHSTLETLRGVTNDLLSIQGHTGPPWNNKTEQAFFRGRDSREERLQLVQLSKKNPDLLDAGITGYFFFREKEVELGKASLIGFFDFFKYKYQVNVDGTVAAYRFPYLMLGDSLVLKQDSPYYEHFYHALKPWKHYVPINRSLRDLLEQVEWAKANDDEAKRIAREGQLLARELLQPHRLYCYVYKVFQTYAKRQISAPEIRAGMELVPQTEDNASACHCHRKEFLKEEL, encoded by the exons ATGGGCGGCTCTGTGCTTTGCTGTTCACCGTTCCCCCTGCTACTGTTGTTCCTGCCGACGGCtccctttcctcctttccccGCGATCGGTGCTGCCGCCGAGCCGATCAGCGCGGAGAAGAGCCTGGTGTGGGGGCCGGGACTGCGGGCGGAGATCGTCTTGCCCGTCCGCTATTTCTACATCCAGGCAGTGAGCGCCGAGGGCCACAACGTCACGCGCTCCCCAG gaAATACAGCCTTTAAAGTGATAATCAAAGCTGTTTCGACCAAAGAATTCATCCGGATCCACGCACCTGACCCTTTAGATAGGAATGATGGCTCCTTCCTGATGAGATATCGGATGTATGGCACTGTCCGGAAAGGACTTATGATTGAAGTGCTTCACGGTGAGAAACAGGTGGCTCAGTCTCCCTACATTTTGAAAG GGCCAGTTTATCATGAGTACTGTGACTGTCCTGAAGAGGATCCTTGGGCCTGGCAGAAAGCACTTAGCTGCCCCTCTGAGGAACAACAGATCACAAAGGACTTTGAGTCTTTCCCCAGCATAGATCTGCAGCGGATGTCGGAGGAAGTCCCAAAGCGGTTTGCTGAAAAGCGAGGGGCAATTGTTCACTACACTGTCCTAAAGAACCAGATCTACCGTCGCACTCTGGGGAAGTACACGGATTTCAAAATGTTTTCGGATGAAATTCTGTTGTCCTTGGCAAGGAAG GTCCATCTACCTGATTTTGAATTTTACATTAATGTTGGGGATTGGCCCGTGGAACACCGGAAAGTCAATGCTACACCTGGCCCTCTGCCTATCATTTCTTGGTGTGGTTCTGCCGATTCAAGAGATATAATTCTTCCAACGTACGATATAAGCCACTCGACGCTCGAAACTCTGCGAGGTGTTACAAATGACTTGCTCTCCATTCAAGGACACACTG GCCCCCCCTGGAATAATAAAACTGAGCAGGCTTTTTTCAGAGGTAGAGACAGTCGAGAGGAACGTCTTCAATTAGTCCAGCTTTCCAAGAAGAACCCGGATCTACTGGATGCTGGAATAACTGGGTATTTCTTCTTCCGAGAGAAAGAGGTGGAGCTGGGCAAGGCTTCACTGATTGGTTTCTTTGACTTTTTTAAG TATAAATACCAGGTGAATGTAGATGGTACAGTTGCGGCATACAGGTTTCCATACCTCATGCTGGGGGACAGCTTAGTTTTGAAGCAGGACTCTCCGTACTACGAGCACTTCTATCATGCGCTGAAACCATGGAAACACTACGTTCCTATTAATCGAAGCCTCCGTGACCTTCTGGAGCAAGTTGAATGGGCTAAG GCAAATGATGACGAGGCTAAGAGAATTGCCAGAGAAGGACAGTTACTTGCTAGAGAGTTACTACAGCCCCACCGACTGTATTGTTATGTTTACAAAGTGTTCCAG ACCTACGCCAAGCGACAAATCAGTGCCCCTGAAATACGCGCTGGAATGGAACTTGTACCCCAGACCGAGGACAATGCCTCAGCCTGCCACTGCCATAGGAAGGAATTTTTAAAAGAAGAGCTTTAG
- the POGLUT3 gene encoding protein O-glucosyltransferase 3 isoform X2, whose product MGGSVLCCSPFPLLLLFLPTAPFPPFPAIGAAAEPISAEKSLVWGPGLRAEIVLPVRYFYIQAVSAEGHNVTRSPGNTAFKVIIKAVSTKEFIRIHAPDPLDRNDGSFLMRYRMYGTVRKGLMIEVLHGEKQVAQSPYILKGPVYHEYCDCPEEDPWAWQKALSCPSEEQQITKDFESFPSIDLQRMSEEVPKRFAEKRGAIVHYTVLKNQIYRRTLGKYTDFKMFSDEILLSLARKYKYQVNVDGTVAAYRFPYLMLGDSLVLKQDSPYYEHFYHALKPWKHYVPINRSLRDLLEQVEWAKANDDEAKRIAREGQLLARELLQPHRLYCYVYKVFQTYAKRQISAPEIRAGMELVPQTEDNASACHCHRKEFLKEEL is encoded by the exons ATGGGCGGCTCTGTGCTTTGCTGTTCACCGTTCCCCCTGCTACTGTTGTTCCTGCCGACGGCtccctttcctcctttccccGCGATCGGTGCTGCCGCCGAGCCGATCAGCGCGGAGAAGAGCCTGGTGTGGGGGCCGGGACTGCGGGCGGAGATCGTCTTGCCCGTCCGCTATTTCTACATCCAGGCAGTGAGCGCCGAGGGCCACAACGTCACGCGCTCCCCAG gaAATACAGCCTTTAAAGTGATAATCAAAGCTGTTTCGACCAAAGAATTCATCCGGATCCACGCACCTGACCCTTTAGATAGGAATGATGGCTCCTTCCTGATGAGATATCGGATGTATGGCACTGTCCGGAAAGGACTTATGATTGAAGTGCTTCACGGTGAGAAACAGGTGGCTCAGTCTCCCTACATTTTGAAAG GGCCAGTTTATCATGAGTACTGTGACTGTCCTGAAGAGGATCCTTGGGCCTGGCAGAAAGCACTTAGCTGCCCCTCTGAGGAACAACAGATCACAAAGGACTTTGAGTCTTTCCCCAGCATAGATCTGCAGCGGATGTCGGAGGAAGTCCCAAAGCGGTTTGCTGAAAAGCGAGGGGCAATTGTTCACTACACTGTCCTAAAGAACCAGATCTACCGTCGCACTCTGGGGAAGTACACGGATTTCAAAATGTTTTCGGATGAAATTCTGTTGTCCTTGGCAAGGAAG TATAAATACCAGGTGAATGTAGATGGTACAGTTGCGGCATACAGGTTTCCATACCTCATGCTGGGGGACAGCTTAGTTTTGAAGCAGGACTCTCCGTACTACGAGCACTTCTATCATGCGCTGAAACCATGGAAACACTACGTTCCTATTAATCGAAGCCTCCGTGACCTTCTGGAGCAAGTTGAATGGGCTAAG GCAAATGATGACGAGGCTAAGAGAATTGCCAGAGAAGGACAGTTACTTGCTAGAGAGTTACTACAGCCCCACCGACTGTATTGTTATGTTTACAAAGTGTTCCAG ACCTACGCCAAGCGACAAATCAGTGCCCCTGAAATACGCGCTGGAATGGAACTTGTACCCCAGACCGAGGACAATGCCTCAGCCTGCCACTGCCATAGGAAGGAATTTTTAAAAGAAGAGCTTTAG